The Macrobrachium rosenbergii isolate ZJJX-2024 chromosome 22, ASM4041242v1, whole genome shotgun sequence DNA segment GGTACAATCGATATAAGAATGGGAAAATGTGTACAACCgaataaaaaattagtataatgacaaaataacaagatcaccataaaagaaatgaaaaattatattaaaaaattcaaataacgaTAGTATGAATAGTGTAAATAATACTAGGGCAAACACACAATCgtaaatctgctctctctctctctctctctctctctctctctctctctctctctctctctctctctctctatatatatatatatatatatatatatatatatatatatatatatatatatatatatatatatatatatatatatatatatatatatatatgtgtgtgtgtagggctTACAGGAGCAAGTACTTTAGGGAGAATAATTTTAAAACGGaaataaatacagagaaagagcttcttgaaaaaaacaaatggatctcagaatgaaAGATGCAAAGGTAGAGATTATAAACTTACCACACTTGGGATAACTGGCCACAAAAACGTCTGTTTTCTTCACAGAGAAAGAGTATATAGGGTCCGCGCAGTCACGGTAGATGCCCTGGAAAAAGTAACCTGTGGGCTGAACTCGAACTGCCCCGGACAAGTATCCAGTGAATTCCTTCTTGATCAggtcattttcttccttcttcggCGTTTCAAACGTGTAGGGGAATTTCTCCGTCATCTGGAGGAAAGGGGTGAAGGAGTGTCCCGTCAGAGTGACAGAGATGTCAATGAGTCTATCTGTTTACTGATGACGTAAATCTGGGCCTAAGACGATGTGGACTGTTATGCTGCTTTCAAAAGGGGCTGGTAGATACTAGATACAGAGGGATCATGTAACACTGTTTAGTGCCCGTATTTgctcagttaataaaaaaagttctAATTGTACTGTATGACACTTGTGAACGacttcctaaaataaaaaaaaatgcaactttcTCCATATCTCTCACTGACATATACAGGTGCCGTTGGAATCCAAtatggttaattattattattattattattattattattattattattattattattattattattattattattactcgattTATGGGAGTTGCATTAAATCCTGTATAGTGACGTCAGTTGAGTGAAGATGTCACGAGGAGGAAATCACGTCTTGTCGATACACATACAGGAAAACCTTAGCAAAAActctaaattattataaaactaacTGTAAATAATCATGATAATCGCTGTCACGATACCAGTCAAGAACTTCTCGATAACACACAATAACCACTGCGCAACGCTCACTGCTTTCGagtttaaatactaaaaataaaaccaaacatttCGTATGTCTACCTCTTCCTGTCGATGGCAATACACAGAATTTACAGTCACAGGACGTCAATAACGGATGTTCCCCTTTCTCTTAGGACTGGCAAACAGGAAATGGTCACTTAAGCCTCTATACTGTGTGGTTTCTGTTTTATCTATTTCACGACTGTGCGTTGGCTAGGCTGTGTGATTCGTGCTTGAGAAATTTGATGTAATGAATGAGGAAAGAcgtgtgcgcgcgcacacacacacgcacaaacaaacactaTTAATTAAACATTCTTGACTTCACCAGTTAAGGGGCAATTCTAGAAACTCATAtgaccatcattattattttcgtatATAATTTCGGGTTTGCGTTTTGCATAACTCGTACATCTCTCCACTACTGCACTCGCCGGTCTaacctaagtaaataaataaataaataaataaaagtgatatcTAAAACTTTATAATCAATATTGCACTGAATAAGTGTCTTGAATCTTAACTCAAGTGAGCCTTCTGCAGAGCGAGATCTAACTGGTACCTTTCCTCTCTAACCGTTGCCGAGTCATTAGGATAACCAATTTTGGTGTTAAAATGAATCTTTGGGTTTTAGTCTTTCTATTTTGACATCACTTAAGGCCTGAAAAGTTTTAGGTATTACTAGCAAAGCTTTGCATCATCCCCAGAGATATAATGTTGAAGAAACACGTTTCAACCATCACTGAAAAGATGTTCTGTTTAGATGTTAGCAGTTCCCTTCTGGCAGATGATATTTCTGACACGATGTCACAGTTCTCAGTATCAGAGGTCTTCATTCCCTTTACCTCTTCACCGCACTAAACAAATTGTGACACCGTCCTAAATGGCCGCTCTAGAAccaagagctcgtgctggcatacTGTTGGCTTAATCTAAAGCAACCACCAATGGCACGGTCCTCCCGGCGACGTTATTGATGCTGGTACTGAATACATATTCTTAAAGAGGTCAACAcggtagttatttttatttctaaactaaattggtgtttgtgtatatatgtaattatttttatttgttcattactcTTTCCTTCCCGTTCGTAATTGCTTTCCGTAATAGCCATTCAGTTTTCGCGAATTTTGCTTTGCAAGGTAGGCCTAATAGCCTTTCAAAAACTAACAATATACATGATTTACGTCATGAAAGATCTACAGTGAAATACACGTTATAAAACTTGTActagtgaattaataaaatatatctgaagTACATAGGCCTAGTACCTTTACAATTCGTACGATTTATACTGGCAAGATGGTATCAACGAAACATACACTAGTAATTTCATAACATGTATTCATGTAGATCTTACCCCACATTTCTGAGAGGTACGACACAGGTCTAGTACTTTTCTATCCCCAACGATCTGTCCAAGTACAAGTGTCAGCGAAACTTGAAACTCCCGAACAACCAAATCTCCAATGCCCCGTTGTGGGACCTTTTCAGCCCATGGTTGCTAAATCTATTAATTTAACCATATAATTTCACTCAAGGGCAAAGCTCTCTCGTAACCTTGGCTTAGTTCCTTATCTGACACcgttttcttttaaaagtgacACTGTATAATAGCAACAGTCAGGCGTTCGTCTACATTATTTGCCTAAATATTTATCGTTCTCCTTACGACTTGTTATGTAACTTGTTATACAATACGGGTACTGCCATAGACgcatgctcgctctctctctctctctctctctctctctctctctctctctctctctctctctctctctctctctctctatatatatatatatatatatatatatatatatatatatatatatatatatttatatttatatttatatatatatatatatatatatacatatatataatatatatacagtatctataatgatgtacacgtgtgtgtggagagagagagagagagagagagagagagagagagagagagagagagagagagagagagaggagagagagagagagagagagagagattaatctacACGAAcacttgacaaaatatttttagaagagCAACTGTAAACGACGCATGTGAACTTGCAATTCTTAAAAAAGTAGATCCTACCACAtgtgaaaaaaatacacataagtcTAGTGAGTCATTTAGTAAGTGATAAGTAATCAATAAATAATGAGTCAGTCAGTTCCACCGTCTGTCAACAAAGCAAGTAGGGAACACTCGCTCTTGGCAAGAAACAGATCGAGGGTTAATAACCTCAGGGAACTAaaataatcatttgaaaaaaggaaacaatttctcatatttcttgagttttacagaaataaaacagTGGCACATTAACACTTTCGGTATATACTTTGTATTTACACACCTAAATGATCTTCCACCATAGATGATAGCGATAGGACAGTGAATCTTTTAAGTTGAGGGGGAAATTGACCTATAGACCTTATAGCCAGCTCACTTTGGAttatatcaacatttttttttaaacccagcAAGGCAAAACCAAccaaaaaagattatacacttaAACGGTAAGCTGAACAAGGTCTACTACTACACTATATAAGATCAATACGTTTCATCAAAGGTAGCCGAACAATGCAATGACCTTCTTCGGCAACTTACGGTTGATGAAAAGCGCGCTTGACATCCAAGACACACAATGCCTGTAGTCGTCTGCTGCAAGAGCCTTGGGTACAGTCTACACTCGAAGTCTCAGTTACTACTGAAAGTCGAACTATACTGTAGTGGTTGAACTACAACGACCACCCCCTCCATTTTCTTCTTGATCACCTGTTAGCAACAGCACCAAGGAAGTTGCCATCTCGCTCCTCTCGCTCGTCGATGATCGTCGTAGCTAAGAGCGGATTGAACGACCAAGGACATCGTGACAGAGGACGTAATTCCTTGTCCTCTTATATGTCAAGGATTTATCGCTTATTCATATTTCTGGAATTCTTACGTGTTAAGCTGTTACACTTGAACGATTCTGtgcacttttaaagaaaattttcttactGCAGTAAACATATCAGTTATACATTTACAAATTCCTAAAATATAATTTCGCAAAGTTATAATGATTTTTCCTGTTCGATTAGAACTGAAGGAAAGGATGTGACCAGTGTCGACATgctttccgtctctctctctctctctctctctctctctctctctctctctctctctctctctctctctctctctctctctctctttgtgtgtgtgactgaaaACGACAATAATTCAGCATAAGTCATTTACAACTACAGTAATCACACgaatagatgaaaaaattaatacacaacATATAATTTTCCTAATAATTGGAATTGgcatacaaaatttaggccaaaggccaagcgctgggacctgtgaggtcattcagcactgaaaaaaaatgaaacaattgttaggagaggatggaaagtaagatggaagggagtgtatgaacggaggtacagtgaaggaaatgaaagggctgaagggacgctgcaaagaacctttagtaatgcctacagtgcactgcgtgaggcacactgacagcactattCCCCCCTATGGAGAATTCCTTAATTCACACAAACCAAAATCCTACAGGTTTATTCTATAGAACTATATTGGCaattttcaaaatgtcaaataaatatacatttactcCAAAAAGTTATAAATTACACGAGACAAATAACATGTGCCTTACTCTAGAACCAAATGAGGTCTGATATAAAGGCTTATCATAATGATGAAGGCACTctataacatcaaattgcttctGTACTTGAAAGTTATCTCCTCTGATATGATTAAATGATACCTAAGTAAGCATAGCATCCTTTcctaaaaacatggaaaaatgataattaccatATTCATCTTGGTTTTCTGAAGAAAAAGCATTCTCCATCTCCTATCTGGCCAAGGCTTCATAGTCAAGATACTTAAAAAACACAACTTGACTCTGAGGaatattactagagagagagagagagagactgtattggCTGAAGGCAAACATTATTTCCTAATATATTGGGACAAAAAGAGACATTTGTAATGGGAATTAAGTTAATggctttttaaaaaaactaaaacaaaacaaccaaaatactaaataaaagagAACACATAACAATACAGTAATGTACCATGATAAAAATACCTATACCAAATCAATAATGTAAATGTGATcctgctctctcactctctctatcttaAATCCATGatacaatatattattaaacTTGAATGTAATGAAACATCACCAAAATAAACTACTTCAcaagataaaatattcataatgataCAGTACTGTcctttaatgtaataaaaatatgtactgaACTACGCTACACTATATGTAAAAGTGCACAGACTCAAAGCACAGTACTGTGATAGTATCTAATTGTACTCACCTTCGTCTTTGTTCCTCAAGATAAAAACTGCAGCAGACGACGACTATAGCAGACGACACAACAGGACGGAAGGAATCGAAGTTGAATTACACTGATTTATTTACACTCTTCTCTACCCCATTACTTTTCATCAAAAGAAAAgtgcaaaacaaacaaagcaacacAATCAACATTCTTATATGTTCATGCTATGTACAAGTATGGGTAAACTGCACACGGTAAGTCGTACTTTAGTCctatattcatataaaagattCCTGCGATATGTCATGCTGTGTATGCATGTGAAAAAATTCAATTCCTATTTAGATATAGACTGCATTTTCTTTAAGCTCTATAAATAATCTAATCATTAATTACAAAAGTTAACCAAATGCGTCCAGAATAAAACGCAGTTTCTCAGATCCATTTGAATTCCTTCTCCAGTCCACAGCCTTTCTCCTTCGTCCATTTGGCGAATCTCTCTGTCATTTCCGCGTCAAAGTAATCCCGCCATCCCCCAGACTTACCTGGGAAgccaaaagtaataataataataataataataataataataataataataataataataataatatattgtcaaatacctatgttttttttatggaaagttcGATTATCAATCACGTACCTTTCCTGATAAAGCCACCTTCCTTCAAGTCTAAAAGTCCTATAGCAGCATTATTACTACCGTTTACAGCTTGGTTATTTTTCATCGAGTCAATATGCAGGTGAGATGATAGTTTTTCAAGCTGATCAGACGTAACCTGCTttcctaagaaagaaaaaaaacacgttttCTGTTTCACTCAGATCAATCTACCGTACAGTCTATCCCCCTCCATATAAGACAGTCAGTTCAACCACTCCTTTACATAATACAATTTTCCTTTGAAGCTATTTCTCTTTGGGTAAAATATAAGGCTAGATATCTTACCCAAAAAACTGGCGACCTTCTTTATAGTTGATGAAAGATCAGCTTTCAGTTGCTCGTAAGTTACAAAAAGCAGGTTAGGATGCTGGCGTCTCTCCCAGGCTTCTCTTAAGTGGCTCCAGAACGGCGACCACATAACTAGtgaccaggaagaagaagagctaAGAGTTCAATTGTTTCCTACGAGATTAGATTATTTTTGCATATGAAAAAACTGCATTGATCCTGTGGAGTTTTAATAGTTACCAGAGTTATATTGTGAAAAAGAACGAAAACTCGATATTCACCTTCTTTTCGTTCTCAAAAGAAATTAGTTGTTAccttttaaagaataaattatgacttttcaatttcatttccggTTTTCAattaaagaaagatatatttgTGTACCGAACCTATATTCTTTcccaaaagtaaatataatgatgCCAATAATGTTTTCATGCATAAGCTAAGATGACGGGATAATCTATGGCCCTGTGAGATCTATATCTACAAGAAATCATGGGTTTGaaccacagaagagagagagagagagagataatcaccaTCTCCATCTGACCTTGTTCATTAACGAAGAAGTCGAAGAAGTTCTTGAAGTCCCCTCGATAGCCATGCGACGTCCACATCCTGTGGTGGTGGTAATATGACACGACCACATCTCGTGGATCTCTTGCTACGTAAACGACCTGTAATTTTGAAGTCATTATTTTAGCTAACAAAGGACTTTCCTGTTaccaattttattaataatatttctaataaatgTAGATAATTGTACAACACAGGCAAAGGAAGTATGTATAAGCAAAAACAAGGCTAAGTTCTTGGCTTTTTCATTCAGCAACACTGTTCTGGATTCTCATATAGGCCTACAATTCTTGACTAATTTAACCGTTCggtataaaataacaattatataacaGCTTTTATATCGGTCAGATTATGAGGAAACTCTCCGTCTTTGTAATTTTACTATATTTAGTAAGGAAGTAACAGCTACACACGTTTACCTTGCAAGTATCCAGTAGGCTCGGAGGAAGGAGTGAAAACGGCATATGAGTCTTAATTGTCCTCGGGCTAGACGCATTAGCCGCTGCCGCTAAGTACTGACCAGGCTGAGGCGGAGGAAAAGTCAATTTTTCGCAAATTCCGGGCATCTTGAATACCCCAGGGTCAAGCACGTGGTCTGCCCTGGAAGTATATTGAACGAGAATGATCTTTCTTCAAAAAGGGAACGAATTAGTAATAGCAGTTCGCAGAATGTAATTCTCATTAAAATGtgaattaattacacacaaaaataaatcaatatgacAAAAACGTTTGAAAAATACGTTGTTATTAAAAGATTATTAAAGGTTAAATACTAAGGGAATACCTAGCATACATGTTATTCTCTGCTCCACttacaaaaaagcaaagaaaatataacaaacattaaacatgtttcttgatattttgccATTTTAGATTTTCGTATCGATAACGTCGATGATTATTGTACGCCacgaaataaaacttttttgttcatgaaaattcatatttactGAAGAATATGAACATTTCTCAACTTTGCTTAAGAATGGAAACGTTTCTGTTTTGAGAAACTTACAtaacagaaaaatgagagaagcTAACGCAGGCAATATCAAAATTACCTTGCTTAGTATTTTGAACACCAACACCAAAACTTACTCTAGGAAAGGAAATCTCGAATCCAGTTCGACTTTGGCTCCTTCGTAATCGAAGTCGTGCATCAAAAGCCACACCATTTCTTGAGTCCATGTTGTACCTgggtaaaaaaaagtcatcagTCCTACGCACGTCTAGACTTACCCTACCTGTAAGATAAGGTTATTCAGACAGCAGGGGGTTTCTTGTTGTTGTAAGGTAAGGGCACAAACGAGAAAGTATAATAGCAAAGCATGGTGGGGGTAAAGGAATGGTAAGTATAgatgaagagaaattaaagatCGTATAGACTATAGACCAAGGTCCATAGAATACCTTAGACCTTGGTATAGCCGATGAATATAGTAGCTTTGGACAATATGTTACAATGCACAACTATCTGTAAGTGAAAAAAGAAGTTCTAGGCGCAACAATAAATCAAGTGGTGTTAATTTTACTACGTCAGACAaggaaacaaaatacaatttttcctAAGGTTTGTCTTACACGTTATCATTAGATTTGCCAAGATActtttctctctcctgtttttcgctaattttac contains these protein-coding regions:
- the LOC136850787 gene encoding luciferin sulfotransferase-like isoform X3, with translation MTEKFPYTLETPKKEENDLIKKEFTGHLSGAVRVQPTGYFFQDIYRDCADPIYSFSVKKTDVFVASYPKCGTTWTQEMVWLLMHDFDYEGAKVELDSRFPFLEADHVLDPGVFKMPGICEKLTFPPPQPGQYLAAAANASSPRTIKTHMPFSLLPPSLLDTCKVVYVARDPRDVVVSYYHHHRMWTSHGYRGDFKNFFDFFVNEQVMWSPFWSHLREAWERRQHPNLLFVTYEQLKADLSSTIKKVASFLGKQVTSDQLEKLSSHLHIDSMKNNQAVNGSNNAAIGLLDLKEGGFIRKGKSGGWRDYFDAEMTERFAKWTKEKGCGLEKEFKWI
- the LOC136850787 gene encoding luciferin sulfotransferase-like isoform X1, whose product is MMPAFNRFLLSCCIFCLSLSAAVFILRNKDEEVIFLRVKLCFLSILTMKPWPERNWRMLLLQKTKMNMMTEKFPYTLETPKKEENDLIKKEFTGHLSGAVRVQPTGYFFQDIYRDCADPIYSFSVKKTDVFVASYPKCGTTWTQEMVWLLMHDFDYEGAKVELDSRFPFLEADHVLDPGVFKMPGICEKLTFPPPQPGQYLAAAANASSPRTIKTHMPFSLLPPSLLDTCKVVYVARDPRDVVVSYYHHHRMWTSHGYRGDFKNFFDFFVNEQVMWSPFWSHLREAWERRQHPNLLFVTYEQLKADLSSTIKKVASFLGKQVTSDQLEKLSSHLHIDSMKNNQAVNGSNNAAIGLLDLKEGGFIRKGKSGGWRDYFDAEMTERFAKWTKEKGCGLEKEFKWI
- the LOC136850787 gene encoding luciferin sulfotransferase-like isoform X2, yielding MGRKGPTTGHWRFGCLGVSSFADTPLLVQIAGDRKVLGLRRTSQKCGMTEKFPYTLETPKKEENDLIKKEFTGHLSGAVRVQPTGYFFQDIYRDCADPIYSFSVKKTDVFVASYPKCGTTWTQEMVWLLMHDFDYEGAKVELDSRFPFLEADHVLDPGVFKMPGICEKLTFPPPQPGQYLAAAANASSPRTIKTHMPFSLLPPSLLDTCKVVYVARDPRDVVVSYYHHHRMWTSHGYRGDFKNFFDFFVNEQVMWSPFWSHLREAWERRQHPNLLFVTYEQLKADLSSTIKKVASFLGKQVTSDQLEKLSSHLHIDSMKNNQAVNGSNNAAIGLLDLKEGGFIRKGKSGGWRDYFDAEMTERFAKWTKEKGCGLEKEFKWI